A stretch of DNA from Oreochromis aureus strain Israel breed Guangdong linkage group 23, ZZ_aureus, whole genome shotgun sequence:
GAAATTTAATTTCCTTTCGACTAAAGATTActcttctccctaaacaacctgAATAGAGGGCAGAGTAAAGTTTAACAGTAAGCACTCATAAATCCCCAGAAGAAAGGATGTATATTTATACTTTCCAAGAGATTTGAATCCCAGTCTTTCTGTACGTTTCACATATGAGAGACGGCAAACAAAGGCTCAAAGCCACCTTCACATTTCAGCTGCAACGTTCTGAGTGTTGCAGCGGAGGAAATGAGCAGGCCTTACACAAGCTGCACCTGTACAAACAAGACAACCGATCACAGGTGTGCCTTTTGTCCAGGCCTGAAATAATGTAgcaaaacatttatttgtaCGGAAACGGCGGTACATTAAAGACCACTCTTATAATACACAAGATATGGAAGCTTGTCGTCTGTGTGCACTGCCTTGTCAAATATTTACACGCCACTCCCGACGCACCTACCGAAAGAGACAAAAGTAAAAAGCCTGTTGCTGTTTTGTTCTCAAGGAAGCATGCCAACCAACCCAGACAGCAGGAAAAAGTGCGCACCATTTTCAGGATGAAAATGCCCCAGGTGTGTAAATTTAAATGTGGGTCAtcacacagaaaaaagaaaccccCAAACAAATGCTACCAACCACAAATGTAAACTTTGTAAAGTTGCATACATTACAATGTCTAATAGCTTaataattaaaattattatagATTCAATTCCAAATTTTGAGATTTATTGACTTTTTAAAGTACAAAATGATTGAATATATTAATAGAAGAGATAAACATATGATTTTTGAACAGGTACAGTCATTTTATGCTCCCATAGCTGTGGTATCTGTTTACATATAAACACTCAGATGGAGCTGGAATGAAGGGACACCTATGGAGGAGGGCCTCCATAGGTGTCCGCATCTGATTTTGGTATAAAGGGTGTTTTTACTATGCCAGATTCCCCTCTGCTTACATAACATCCTGGGTTTACTGTCAAAACAGCATGTCTGAGTATGTGAAAGTGAGAATAATAGGCATGGGCATCACAGTGAAACTGCTGTGTCTGGGAATAAATGTTTAAGAAACAGCAATCAAGCCACTGTGTACCAGAAAACTCTGAAACTAATTACAGAAAACCTGATTCTGATTAGAATCTGTCCCCTGCTGACTAATCCCTTAAAATGGGGTCAAGTTTCTGCCACATTGGTCATACTTTCACATGCATTTTGGGAAGGGTTGGGGTGTGGGGGGATCGTAACAGTCTGGTTGTGGAACAATAAGCTGGTTATCTTTAATTTATGAGATTTGGATTTTTGATGGGAGAGTAAATAAATGACTGTACAGAATCTTTCTTAAAAAGCACAATAGCTGAAGCCACCTTTTTAGGTTCTTTGAATGGATTTCTAGCACACTTCCTGCCTTGAAGCACATTACTCTCTTACAGAAGCACAAATGAGGTTGTCCCATAGATGCACTGGAGTTTGTAGATGTTGTTTCTATTGGAATTGTCAGTGTAGCCGCAAGGCATCTAGTCTGCTGGAAATCTAAAGCAAAAGAGCATCCAAATCAGAGCTTTCCTTTGTGAACTCAAAGCACAATAAATCTTATGTCTGCATGGCATAATTTAACAGTACCTGACCATCCATGAAGGATAATCAAACTACATCCTGAACACATGAACTGAGATCTCTAAAAAAAACCCGataatgaacacaaacacacttctcTTCAGTTTTATTGGCATTTATTCTAAAGGGAAAAATATAGAATTCAATAAATATTATGGCAACAACATTGACAAAGACATTTTGAAGGTGACATCAACATTCAAGAAAACGTGTGTATACACAGGGAAGAAAGgattaggaaaagaaaagaaggactCGGGCGCTGAGCTGACAAATGTGACAGCACTGGCATTTGAACAAGCTAATTAAGAAGCTGATGGTCACATTAAAAGTGCATCAATACCGTTGATATTTAAACAGCTTCTTCATTGCACTgttgtttgagaggaagaaaaaaatcactagTTCAAAAACACTTGTTTCTCAAGACTTTGGAAAAAGACTAATTTTGAAATTGACACAAATCTCTTACATTATGTGATAGTACTGCGGAGGTCATGATACTCAAACACTGAAATGACccatggaagaaaaaaaatacaatcatCCTTTCCGAGTTAAGGTCTGGTCACAGCATAAAGTCGAACAGCAAAATTCATCTCCAGAGGTTTGTGAAATGTGCAGTGCGGTGAGGGCTAGCAAGCTAACTGCTAAGTGGactagtttttaaaaaacaaacaggtcaTCTGTATCGTGGCATTCCTGGTATTCCAAATATCTGATAACCTCTTCTTTTAATACTGAAGAGGGCAAAGTCCTTCTAATTACAGTGAATGTATGTTTCTGCGTTAAATCTGCGCCATAAGTATGACGTAACTCTTCTAAAGCCCTACGTGATAAACTGAAGTGCAGAAATGTACTGAAAATGTAACCACACGTTTTGTCAACATAGCCCACATAGGTACAAATGGTGGCAATACCATCTGCCACTAGCACAGGCTACATGGTAGACTCGGCTTATAAGTCTAAATTAAGCCTTAGCAAGTTTGCCACATATCAGCTAGCTTCTTCATCCTTTGGTTGTCTCCCTCGTTTATTCAGTGACCAATACAGTAATACAGTTTGCAGATATTTATGAGACAAAACAAACTGTTCCTGTCATGGGATGGTTCATTCCTGCAGAGGTTTTCGCAGTCTAGCTAATCAACCACAGCTTCCTCCAATTTGGACATTTAAAGTTATTGTtgatcttcttctgttttaatcCTCTTTTAATGTGCTGTGATTCATGACGCAAAGATTCCAGCCTGTTAAGGTCGAGGGGACCCTCCAGAAGATGAAAAAGTAAGCCAAATACCAAAAACTCCAGTTTTTCTAATGTCACTTGGGGCTAGCTTCAAAAGCAAGTCCATCCCCAGAGACTCCCGTATTAAAATGCTTATATTTACAGCATttattaaactaaaaaaaaagaatatttgcAGACTGGTACAGGAAACAGTTTGAACCTTGATGACACCTCTTAACAGTTTTTATAACTCGTCCACCTGCATTCTTCTTAGTAGCCAGCAAAGGAAAACTTCTCTGGCTGCAAAAACACACTGGTTGTAGGTCTAAGGTGAAACGGCTCTCAGCTCCTTTGTTCTGTGACGACCTTCTGATTTTATATGTTCAATTGCTAGAATTGGTTCATAATGAGTAAGACTTGTAGTGATCCTCATTACAGAACAAAGGATATAGCTGACTATAACTGTTAGCTAGTTCACTAGCTAACAACCTGTGAATATACAGTCTCCATTGGTCTCCATTGGTATCTCAGTCATATCTGCCTCTTGCACTTCAAATCGAAGTTCAAATCACCAAGAAGGCAGCCTACTAGCTTAGTAATCAGTAGATGAAATCACactggctacatccatcttttatctgTGGTTTGCTTCTGTTAATCCAAGTTACTTAACTGGACGCAAATATATCTTCATCCAGCTCAGATCTGGGAGCAAAAGTCACAACTCCATCTTCTTGTCCAAAATGTAACTTTGCgttcaaaaaaacccaacatggCTGTGGCTAGCATTAGGGTTGTGGATAAGTCACAGTGGCTATGTCCATATTTCATATACAGTGTTCTATTTTTGGTTGCTAATTTTTGTTAAGCTAAAGCTCACTGGACCCATTTAGGGCCCAATAAAAGGGTTAAAGTACACCATTTCTGTTTTGGGAGAAAAAAGGCTAACCTGCACTGTTGCAGTATGCATTTGTTTTCACGAGTCTATCCATAACTGCTGATGTAAAAGAATGTAATATTGGTTCAATCTCATCAGGATGAAAATAAAGCAATGACACAGTTATACACCAATGACTTCACATTACACCAACAACATATCAGAGACAGGGGACACTCAGCTTCATGTTTCCATTGAAAGAAATTAAGAAATAAATCTTCTAATCTGTTCTGCACACAGACTAACAGTTACAGGAGTAGAGGTGGGAGTGAATCGGTTCCAAACCACAGTGACGAGTTGTTGTATAAGCCCTCCGAGGAAGAAGTCTTTGATCCAGCACAAACAACAGCagctcctctttttttcctcccccgaGGCAGCACCCCCCTACCCTACCACCCCATTGCCGGCTCTCGCTCTTATTCAGGAGACCACATGTTCCTACGCATCTTTTTATAAATGAGCATTTCCTAATGACATCATTCCCCCTGCTCATTTCCTGTTAGCATGGAAAGCCTTGACTGCATCCGCTTTGTCCTCCCAGAGGAAGCAGGTCACATCCCCAGGCAGGTGATAGATAGCTTCCTCTTTTGGTGGGGCAGGGGTTGGGGCTGCGTTGAGTGGGATGCTTACTATGCATTGAGTTTTCATTGGTGCAGAGTATTCCAGTAACATGTACATGAATTAAGCTTATAGAACCCCTTTCCAGACAAATAAGGGGTCTTTAGCATGCAGGAGAGAGAGCATTGCCCCATAACTTCCTGCTTGCACTGTgctctgtcctcattctcctcaGTCTGATCCGATTTAGTCTGTGCAATCACATGACCGAGCAACTTTTGGCTTTGTCCTTCCGGAGGTCCGAGGCCACGGCCGCCAGGTCAGGTCTACCAGGCATGTGTGAAATCCTCTTGCTAGCACGGGCGGTCTTGCTGCGTTTgacgtttttgttgtttttgttgatgcAGGCCAGCGTGGCCACGTGGAAAATGTCTCTGACGCTGTTTTCTGACTGCTGGGCCGAGCACTCGATGTAGGGCGCCGAGATCTGCTTGGCCATGCTGGAACCCTAAGAAGGAAAACGTTCAGGCTTACTGAGGTTCTATTTTTTTGTAAAGAGCTTGCGTCAATAACGAAAGGATTTGCACACTTTCACAGGGGTCAATTAAACACGGCAATGACCTGATTAGAGTCAGGAAATTGGAACCATCTAACATTTCAAAATGTTCTTTTAATCTACAAACCTGGTCATAAGAAACTGGCGCTTGTCGATGGTTGGAAAGCTCCACAAGTGTGCTCAGATCGGTGCGCAGGTCCGACTTGCAGCCGACTAACAGCATCTTGGTGTTGGGACAAAACTCCTGGATCTCACCCTTCCActgtgaagaaggaaaacagccTCAATAATTCAGGAGTTCtgacataaaaataaagtaaatgttgtgttttaaatgaatgtttttcttgtgagTGTGTTCAAATGTTTGTTGCCCTAATAAAGAATTTGATAACCCCCCCCCACACCTGCCCTTtaagtacaaaggttaaagctGCCACTTCCTGAAGCCCCTCATTGCTTTGAACCCTAGAAAGGAACTAGAAGTAATCTCCATGTTTCCTCCCTGACAACAATATACGCTCTGTGATCAATGGTATTTCTCTTGGGGCTTTAATCTGAGGCTAATGTGCCTCAGGGCTGGCTGTCTGGCTGGTCAGGGGATCAAGTTCATTGACATCTGAGGAGGAAGTTGGTTTGTATAATGTGTCTGAACAACCTAAAAGCCTAAACCGAGGTTACGTCTCATGTAGGCATTCATCGTCTGAAACGCAGCCTTCGACTAGCACAGCTTTAAGCACTTTAAGCTTCAGTTCAAGCTTAGCGATTAGCTGTATATGACGTGTTCCCAATTACTCACAACAGGTTCAATTACAGTGTGCAACACAAGACAACAAATGGTTAGATAACTGATGTTACCCATCACGGCGGCAGACTGAAAGGGCCAAAAAATCCCAGTGCATCTGAGGTCATCTCTGTTCCTAATGAGCGAGACAAAACCATCTCTGTCTCGACCGCTAATTCTGGTAAACGTGAGTTGCTTTGAGAAAACATTCCAGGTCGGCAGAAAGCgagcaaaaacaggaaatgcctTGCAAAAATACGAGCACATGCCAGGTGTGTTTTAATGTGGGAAGATAATGACTTTTACATTTTGTCGTTTCTCCACCAGTCAGATGACTGACACCACCTGTGTTGCTTGATGTACAGCACACATTTGGGCATGTGAGAATCAGCCAGTGACACGTCCAGCCACAGCAGGGTTTTGACCTGACACTGAAGTCACATTACAGCTATACGACTTCACATGACTGAGatcacagaaaaaagaaacgaCTGCAGACCTTTGATCCAGGCCTCTGTCACCAGTTCAGACAAAAATCAAAGTACTTGAGAGGAATGTTTTAAAAATCGAGCTAATTAAAGACGTGTTTCCTGCATGGATTTGCCCGAGAGGAGCAACAAACCTTTTTCATTACGCTGTCGAGTGTTTCTGGGCGGCTGATGTCGAAACAGATGAGTACAGCATCGGAGTCTGGATAGGACAGGGGCCTCACGTTGTCATAGTATGGAGATcctaaaacaaaggaaaacaagaaACTTGAACTGCATTCACACACTGTTGCGCAAGGACAAAACTGCTGTACGCATAACTGTGCGAGCAGCCTCTTTTGTTTCAACAGACAGCCAAGAAACACGTGGCCAGCTCAGGCTGATAAATGTTCCTGATTTAATTTGCAGTTTTGCTATTATTGGATAATCTTCACAGGGATCCAGCTCAAGGGACATCAGAAGAAACTTGCCATCAGAGCTGcagaacagaaaactgaatTACAGAGCTGGTTAGCAGAGGTGTTCTTATTTAAAACTTGGTAGATTGGtagatttcattttttattggAAGACCTGAAATATGTCTGGCATTGAAGGTTTTTGCTTAAACAAATGAAATAACAGTATTCAAGTGAGGGGCAGGATCAAAGTCTGTTTCAAGAAAGCACAAGGAAGACCAAATTATCACTTGAGCACTACAGATAGTTATTCTCATACGTCATGATTGCAGCTCAGCCATAATCCATAGCAACTAGGCGAGAAAAACAAATAGTGCCGCATCAGTAGAAAAAATGTGCTGACTACAACAAGATCGTTTACTGAAACAGAAAATCTTTCTGAAGGAATAGAACTTCAGAGCGAGGAAATGACTCCCTCCTCAAATTGAAACCATGTGCGAGGGCGACGCCCATCTCACCGCCTGACTGAAGCGCATCGGAGGCTGGGGGGAGGGGAGCTTACCGTCATGTCAAGGTGAGTCAAGATCACATGGCAAGCAAGAAGTGACCACACACACAACCGACTGCCAAGAATCTGGGGAATTTTGTTTTTGGTAACTTTAGGTTCCCTTGGGAGGTCTTTTATAAACACGGCTGCAGAGAAAAGTCAGGAATGCActggttcacacacacacacacacacacacacacacacacacacagagctggtGTTCCTAATCTAAACAGTCTGGATGGGAGATGACATCGTTTTAAACAATGCTTCCAGGCCTGGACCCCACACAACAAAGCACGACAATGGCTAAAGTGTGCGTACAGACATCTCAAATATCCATGTCCGTAATGTTCCATACCATGTATATACAGGAGATCCCAGTTATTATATAGAATTACACAAGAATTAATATTGCATGTAATTCAACACTTGGCATGAAAAACTGC
This window harbors:
- the rnd3a gene encoding rho family GTPase 3a codes for the protein MKERRPCQKLSLKSSMDPSQSVKCKIVVVGDSQCGKTALLHVFAKDCFPESYVPTVFENYTASFEIDTQRIELSLWDTSGSPYYDNVRPLSYPDSDAVLICFDISRPETLDSVMKKWKGEIQEFCPNTKMLLVGCKSDLRTDLSTLVELSNHRQAPVSYDQGSSMAKQISAPYIECSAQQSENSVRDIFHVATLACINKNNKNVKRSKTARASKRISHMPGRPDLAAVASDLRKDKAKSCSVM